One window of the Eschrichtius robustus isolate mEscRob2 chromosome 13, mEscRob2.pri, whole genome shotgun sequence genome contains the following:
- the NFYB gene encoding nuclear transcription factor Y subunit beta, whose product MTMDGDSSTTDASQLGISADYIGGSHYVIQPHDDTEDSMNDHEDTNGSKESFREQDIYLPIANVARIMKNAIPQTGKIAKDAKECVQECVSEFISFITSEASERCHQEKRKTINGEDILFAMSTLGFDSYVEPLKLYLQKFREAMKGEKGIGGAVTATDGLSEELTEEAFTNQLPAGLITADGQQQNVMVYTTSYQQISGVQQIQFS is encoded by the exons ATGGATGGTGACAGTTCCACCACAGATGCTTCTCAACTAGGAATTTCTGCAGACTATATTGGAGGAAGTCATTATGTTATACAGCCTCATGATG ATACTGAGGACAGCATGAATGATCATGAAGACACAAACGGTTCAAAAGAAAGTTTTAGAGAACAAGATATATATCTTCCAATTGCAAATGTTGCAAGGATAATGAAAAATGCCATACCTCAAACGGGAAAG ATTGCAAAAGATGCCAAAGAATGTGTTCAAGAATGTGTAAGTGAGTTCATCAGCTTTATAACATCTGAAGCAAGTGAACGATGCCATCAAGAGAAACGGAAGACAATCAATGGAGAAGATATTCTCTTTGCCATGTCTACCTTAGGCTTCGACAGTTATGTAGAACCTCTGAAATTATACCTTCAGAAGTTCAGAGAG GCTatgaaaggagagaaaggaattgGTGGAGCAGTCACAGCTACAGATGGACTAAGTGAAGAGCTTACAGAGGAGGCATTTA cTAACCAGTTACCAGCTGGCTTAATAACTGCAGATGGTCAGCAACAAAATGTTATGGTTTACACAACATCATATCAACAG ATTTCTGGTGTTCAACAAATTCAGTTTTCATGA